Proteins from one Sabethes cyaneus chromosome 2, idSabCyanKW18_F2, whole genome shotgun sequence genomic window:
- the LOC128733743 gene encoding brachyurin-like, producing MKQFAVLTLLVTLGVQALPDRSPYIVNGYPVAHQPYNAYVQYLNAVNAGYFGGGSIISNRHIITAAQNIYGFVRWDIGLGSNVYNQLSMLTTTMATFHPNFNTVTRANDIGIITLMNAISLTSTIAPISMPSLQEQYQLPLENEQGTIVGFGLTSSQSTARSDILIRSFQRVTAGVRCQQYYLITIPNHFCAEDTTEISNICNGDIGAGFATYSGNSPLLTGIASLITSNCASGTPSAYTRIVPYRQWIQQVTGV from the exons ATGAAACAATTCGCAGTACTAACTTTACTCGTTACTTTGGGAGTTCAG GCACTTCCGGACCGCAGTCCTTATATTGTTAATGGATATCCGGTCGCTCATCAACCATATAATGCATATGTTCAATATCTGAATGCAGTGAATGCAGGATACTTTGGCGGTGGCTCGATTATTTCAAACAGACACATTATCACAGCTGCGCAGAACATTTATGG ATTTGTCCGATGGGACATTGGTCTCGGTAgcaatgtttacaatcagttaAGCATGTTAACAACCACTATGGCTACCTTTCATCCTAATTTTAATACTGTCACCAGAGCGAACGATATTGGTATAATTACGTTGATGAatgccatcagtttgacatcaacTATAGCTCCGATTTCGATGCCGTCTTTGCAAGAACAATATCAATTACCGTTAGAAAATGAACAGGGAACCATTGTTGGATTTGGTTTAACGTCTTCACAAT CCACTGCTCGTTCCGACATTCTGATACGATCGTTCCAGCGAGTTACGGCTGGTGTTCGTTGCCAGCAGTACTACCTGATCACTATTCCGAATCACTTCTGTGCTGAAGATACCACCGAGATATCCAACATCTGTAACGGTGACATTGGGGCTGGTTTCGCCACTTACTCGGGAAACAGCCCACTGCTGACTGGTATAGCGTCGTTAATTACAAGCAACTGTGCCAGCGGTACCCCGTCCGCATACACACGAATCGTTCCATACAGACAATGGATTCAACAAGTGACAGGAGTTTAA
- the LOC128733744 gene encoding collagenase-like, giving the protein MKRFAFIALLFTVGAQVLPDRTPYIINGHPAPHQPYNAYVQYLNAQNAGYFGGGSIISDRHILTAAHIINGFVRWDIGLGSNAFTQLSILTTNMAAAHPDFNVNTLDNDIGILTLAHPLIFSSAIAPITLPALQGQLQLPLENEEGAIHGFGFTTAASPIRSDFLMRSFQRVTSSNVCQQYYQVIIPNHFCAEDTVEQSNLCFGDLGAGFVTYVRGSPTLTGVASMIANDCASGTPTGYTRVGTYRQWIQQVTGV; this is encoded by the exons ATGAAACGATTCGCATTTATAGCCTTGCTCTTCACTGTGGGTGCTCAG GTACTTCCAGACCGTACTCCCTATATTATTAATGGACACCCAGCTCCTCATCAGCCCTATAATGCATACGTTCAATATCTGAATGCGCAAAATGCAGGATACTTTGGCGGTGGCTCAATAATTTCAGACAGACACATCCTCACAGCTGCTCATATTATAAACGG ATTTGTCCGATGGGATATTGGTCTCGGCAGCAATGCTTTCACTCAGTTAAGCATACTAACCACCAATATGGCTGCGGCTCATCCTGACTTCAATGTCAATACTCTAGATAACGATATTGGTATCCTTACGTTGGCGCATCCCCTCATTTTTAGCTCAGCGATAGCTCCAATTACGCTGCCTGCTTTGCAAGGACAACTTCAATTACCGTTGGAAAATGAAGAGGGAGCCATTCATGGATTCGGTTTTACCACAGCAGCAT CCCCTATTCGTTCGGACTTTCTGATGCGATCGTTCCAGCGAGTTACGTCTTCTAATGTATGCCAGCAGTACTACCAGGTTATAATTCCGAATCACTTCTGTGCTGAAGATACTGTCGAGCAATCCAACCTTTGTTTCGGTGACCTCGGGGCTGGTTTCGTAACTTACGTACGAGGCAGTCCAACGCTGACTGGTGTAGCATCAATGATTGCAAATGACTGCGCCAGTGGTACCCCAACCGGATACACTCGAGTTGGTACATATAGACAATGGATTCAGCAGGTGACAGGAGTTTAA